Genomic window (Penaeus vannamei isolate JL-2024 chromosome 7, ASM4276789v1, whole genome shotgun sequence):
ACTTTCTTCTCCTCTGTAGAGGCTTGAGGCTCTAACACTTCCTTAGCTTGACTCCCAATCTCCTGGACAATGAAATAATTTCAACTAGGCAGGACAACACTGCAATAATAAACACAGCATACAGGTGTACACACAAGTCATGAAGAATCAAGTAAGCTAAGTACTCCTGACATGTCTAGGTATTGCCCCACAATTCAGCCATGAGACGAGCCTGTGGGGCAATCAAAACAGGTCCAGGAAGTCGGATTTTCTCTGacttaatatatatctatataatatatatatatatatatctatataatatatatatatatatatatatatatatacatatatatacatatatacatatatatatatattatacatatataatatatatattatatatatatgatatatatatatgtatatatatttatatatatataaatatacatatatatatatatatatatatatatatatatataatatatatatataatatatatatatatatatatatatatatatatatatatatatattatgtatatatatatatatatatatatatataatacatataatatatatatataatatatatataatatatatataatatatatatatatatatatatatatatatatacatatatatatatatatatatatatatatatatatatatatataaatatatatatatatatatatatatatatatatatatatatttattatatacatgtatataatatatgaataatataaatataatatatatatatataatatatatatatatatataatatgtatatatatatatatatatatatatatatatatatatatatatatatatatatataatatatatatatatatatatatatatatatatatatatatatatataatatatatatatatataatatatatatatatatatatatatatatatatatattatatatatatatatatatatatatatatattatatatatatatatatatatatatatatataatatatatatataatatatatataatatatatataatacatatatataataatatatatatatatatatatatatatatatataaatatatataaatataatatatatatatttatatatataaataagatatatataatatatatataatatatataatatgtatataatatatatatatgtatataatatatatatatatatacatatatataatatatgtatatgtatatataatatatatatatatacaatatatatatataatatatatatatataatatatatatatatatatatatgtatatatatatatatatatatatatatatatatgtatatatatattatatatatatatatatatatatatatatatatatatatatatatatatatatatatatatatatatatatatatatatatatatatatatatataatacatatataatacatatatataatatacatataatatatatatacatatataatatatacatatatacatatatatatatatatatatatatatatatatatatatatatatatatatatatatatatatatatatatatatatatcacagattcACTTAATTCCTCTACCTCGCTCTCAACTCCTAacatcctcctacctccttcccccaccccactccactccctcccttccccacttccttctcccacctactccccactccctcatacCACACCCcactccttattccctccctcccttcccttaccctactccctcccctctcccaccctaccccctccttcccctgccctctcccacctttaacctttcccattttacaaaTCCTtgctctatttcatttatttccctcctttcccttttcgttaccatactttcctctaacaccctctaatctttgacatcttacaccttcccctctccccagattattctctttattcttccttgaatatttttcctttaccctccccagTGACATATGTactataattcactcaatcgccctactTCCTTAACCCTCCCGTTTTTAATAATTTTGGCACAAGTTCACTTGCTCACCttctacaaaaacaaacatatctaCTGTTAACACATATTATCCCTGTTCCTTTCCCAGATTTTACTAATCACTGCTCtatttcatttacttccctcctctcccttttcattaccatactttccCATAACATCCTCTAATCTTCGACATCtaacaccttcccctttccctggagtcttctcctacttttcaatAGCTATCACtattcttccttatatatatgtatatatatatgtatatgtatatatatatatatatatatatatatatatatgtatatatatacatatacatatacattatatatatatgtatatatatacatatacaatatatatatatatatatatatatatatgaatatatatatatatatatatatatatatatatatatatatatatatatatatatatatatatatatatatacacatatacatatatatatatatatatatatatatatatatatatatatatatatatatatatatatatatatatgtatatgtatatgtatatgtatatgtatatgtatatgtatatgtatatgtatatgtatatgtatatttatatgtatatatatatatatatatatatatatatgcatatatataaatatatatatatatatatatatatatatatatatatatatacatatacatatatatatatatatatatatatatatatatatatatatatatatatatatatatatatatatatatatgtatatatatgtatatatatatatatatacatatacatacatacatacatacatatatatatatatatatatatatatatatatatatatatatatatatatatatatatatatatatatacatatatacatatatacatatatatacatatatatatatacatatacatatatatatatatatatatatatatatgtatatatatatatacacatatatatatatatatatatatatatatatatatatatatatatatatatatatatatatatgtgtgtatatatatatatgtatatatatatatatatatatatatatatatatatatatatatatatatatatatatatatatgtatatatatatatatatatatatatatatatatatatatatatatatatatatatatacatatatatatatacatatatatatatatatacatatatatatatacatatatatatatatatatatatatatatatacatatatatatatatatacatatatatatatatatgtatatatatatatacatatatatatatatatatatatatatatatatatatatatatatatataaatatatatatttatatataaatgtgtgtatatatatatatatatctatatatatatatatatatatatatatatatatatatatatatatacacatatatatatatatatatatatatatatatacatatatatacatatatatacatatatatatacatatatatacatatatatatgtatatatatacatatatatatatatatataaatatatatatatgtatatgtatatatatatatatatgtctaaatatatatgtaaatacatacatatatataaatgtatatatatatatacatatatatatatatataaatatatatatatatatatatatatatatatatatgtatatatatatatatatatatatatgtatatatatgtatatatatatatatatatatatatataaatatatatgtatatatatatatatatatatatatatatatatatacgtatatatatatataaatatatatatatacatatatatatatacgtgtatatatatatatatatatatatatatatatatatatatatatatatatatatataggtgtatatatatatatatatatatatatatatatatatatatatatatatatatatatatatatatataggtgtgtatatatatatatgtatatatatatatatatatatatatatatatatatatatatatatatatatatatatatatatatatatatatatatatatatatatatatatgatatatatattttttcattatcaaataaAGCTTGCAAAAGGTACATAAACTTGTATGCAAAACacaccttttattttattttctaatcaatacataaataaattatggAAAAACATTAACACTTTACTTGGTATCAAAGGTACTATTATATATTGCACAATTAGTTATATGAAGAGGTATTTAAATTCAACAATAACTAGACACTGCTACAATATTCACTCTAGGATCTTTATCTgaagaaatttttaaaataattaattGGTACACAACTAATATTAAAAATACTTTGGCACAATGCACTTGAGCTAAAAGGAGTTAATGCATGATAAATAGGTAACAAATAATATCTATGATCTAACACTTACTTAGAAGCCAATGCACTCTGAGCCTCTCATGAGAGGTATTCCATTTTGGTTTATTGTCTTGAATTGCACCAGCGTTACAGAATATAATTAATAACACTGAATTTCATGGCAATAATTTTCCTGAACTGTCAGACTTTGAGAAAAGAACTGTGGAGAATATAGTGGTCCTATACTCCCTTGGGGGAACACAAtctcataaataatgatataaaatctcTTCTGATCAAGAGCATCTCTAAGGTTGTAGATCATCCAGGACCATTCCTGCATCCAGCACTTGGCCATTATCAGCCACAGGCAAGCATCAGCTTTCATAATAGTAAAGCTGTATGAGCAACATTATACATGAGTTCATTTTTGGTGACTAAAGTGGTATATTCAAAATGTACTGGTCATTCTGATattgaaaaaaacatgaaatatgtgAAACAGCACCAGCTCCTTGACAGATGTTCATACTTCATTAACCTGAAGCCGCTGAGGGTAGCATGAATGTACGTCATGCCCAATGAGTTTATTCTATTAATTGTCCTTACACACTGATGGCTCTACACTTGAtttttggtcatttttttttggtttcttatatttctgttagtaatgtcaataacattacAATAATTTATAATGTGTTATAATAGAAATAGCagcatcaatattgataacactagaaagaaagaaaagaaagttaaaaaaaatagttttcccgcagactcaaggaaaggtgaaatcaagtgaggtcacaaggtctactGATTGACCCCTTTATGGAGCCAATctgcttgtggagccatctatgtgcagagacatttcacataacaatactacagtgaacacaacattttctCTGCGACTGTGGGTTAAtgtcatacataaataaaaaatcaatatagaatatatgtacatctattgcAAACTGTATAGAAACAACAGTTCTAACGTACATGTATGGTAATAATCACAGTCCTTTAGAATGCTTAATGACTTGTTTCTCTAACATATACTGTGCCATATAACATgaggaaatctatatatattgtatttctcaACATAAATATAATGGTTTAAATCACAGCTTAGATAAACAGATGACCAAAAATTACCAATATAAAAATCTGTGATATCAAGTGCAAACAATACCAATTTCATAATACTACAGAAAATATTATAATTCATGCATACAAAGAACAAAAAGTAAATCAGACAATGTACATACAGATCAGAAAATCTGAATTTAGAAAATATTATTAGAACTAGGAATTAACAACAAATACCTAAACCATACAATCACACTTAAATAGTATAAATAATTTTCATGAGTCATATTCCAAGAATCATGACTTttgtattgatactattatccttTCATCAGCATCTTTGATATTTGAGTAAAATTCTCATATTTGGATATCAACATCTATAACTTATAAGGAACATATTagtcataatataaataaatataaatatacaaatatatatatatatatatatatatatatatcatatatatatattatatatatatatatatatatagatatatatatatatatatatatatatatatatatatcatatatatatatatatatatatatatatatatatatatatatacatatatatatacatacatatatatatatatatatatatatatatatatacatatatatatatatatatatatatatatatatatatcatatatatatatattatatatatatatatatatatatatatatatatatatatatatatatatatatatatatatatatatatatatatatatatatatatatatatatatatatatatatatatatatatatatatatatatatatatatataagaaaaaactaattaaaaaatatatagcttTAAAATATTCTATGAAATGTCAACATGTCTAAGTTATAAACAAGGACTGAATACTTCCAAACACAACTCAGGGGAAATATAATAAATTCTGAAAAATCATATTATACCAAATCTGTTAAACAACAATGGGTCAACTGTAGCAATCATGCATTGCTATATTTTGAACATCCTCTTTAAAATGCTACTGCGCATTATTTAAAGATGCAGGCCCCTGAACCAGGCTGGGAGCTAAAAAGAATGGTACTCAAGTCTCTCCCTTGAGCTTCAGGTGTCTCATTATAAAACTCCTCCACCAGCTTTGCCTTGTaattctctacctcttcttcctttataagGGCAACCATACATCCACCCCACCTATGGGAGAAGAAATCAGATAAATTGATACATATTAAACAAAGAGTTTCACAAAAATTGTAAAAAGGTAAATCTACTTTTAGATAAAGTAAtgtatagtaaaaataaaatcaggtaggtttaaaattGGAATATTGGCATCAAAGATACTGCTTTACCCTAATCTCTAGACACTTTAGAGTCTAAGTGAATAAATCTATGTATAACAACAGATAAAGAGACTATATAGGAAAAACAACATTAAATCTATTCAAAGAGGAAGCTGCATTTATCTTACCCTGCTCCTGTAAGACGAGCCCCTAGGGACATTCCTTGTGAGAGCTCCACAAGGGCATCCAGCTTGGGATGCGAACATTCATACAGGAGCTTTGTTGACCTGTGGGAATCCTGCATCAGCCTGCCCAAATCTGCGAGAGCTGTTTCACTTTCCTCCTCACAAATTCTCTTAAACTCCCATACACGGTGAGCTTCAGAAAAAACGTGTTGAGCTCGGTCATGTAGTTTGAAGTGCTGGATGTGTCTGGTGTTCTCACTCAAGGTGGTCTGAGAACATTGACATCATGATAATATTATGGTGTACTGATCCATTTACAAAGTTAAATACATTACATTTCATAGCCACTAAATATGGATGATGAGTCATTACTtattaaatgtaaatatttcAGTTATGTGCAGGGAAGCTTTACTTTGTCTAAGGCAGCTGGTGTAGTTTTGAGTAGTTCGCAGATCTCTTCCTTGCTGTATGGTCTGGGCTCAAAGGTATCAGAGACAAGGGTCATCATCTCTGGAAGAGACTTTCCCAGTACCTTTTGCAAGTCACCAAGTCGACGGTATTCTTTCCATACCAGACCTGAAATAATTTGTGGAAAGTGACATCACTTTTACTATTTCTGGTCTCAcaatttctttgcttttttcaaTAACTTGTACACTATTTAGAAAATAGGATGTAAAGGCATAATCATATACACAGAGCCTTTATAAAGAGGAGAACCACTATTCTTACCTGCTTTCTTTGCCATAATCTGACATGCAAGCCGACACTCCATGACCCTACAGTTGTAATGTGATGTAGCAGCCTTATTCATAGGAGCAAGGCAATTGGCCACAACAAAAGTGGCACCTGGAGGTAATGTCACTGGTGTCGACCTTAATGGGTTGAATTCTATGACTCTAGCTGTGCCTGAATAAGATAGttgtttatttgcatacataGACAGTTCATGAAATTAAATGTAAAAGCATACAAATACATCTTGTCAGGTTTTCActaacaaattaacaaataaaaatacaattatactcattacaagaaaacaaataaaaatatctaaaaaacaacaatgacaagagAACACAATGAAATATACAAACCTGAAGTGCCCAAAAATGATATAGCTtgatccattcctcctccttgagTCCCAACATGTCGCTCACAGCTCGCACATATCTCAGCCAGTGTCTCCTTTGACAAAAGCAGATCATGTGCATGTGATACTGCCAGGGCTGCAGCGCACACAAGGGCCGATGATGAGGATAGGCCAGATGAAGGGGGGATGTTCCCACTGACCATCATATCGAGACCTGTCAGAGGCCCCTCCATGCCTCCCTCTTCTGCAATGCCTTTTATAGCACACAACACATAGTTGAACCATGCAGGCCTCTCCTTCTGAATCCTTTGGAATTGGTAGGCATTAGATAGATATTGGCAGCATCTTAATTTTGAAATGTATTCTTGATTCACTGCCTAATATTTGAAGTTTTTCGTAAAGTAATATAATTATATGGTGAACTTCAGGAA
Coding sequences:
- the Galk gene encoding N-acetylgalactosamine kinase isoform X1; translated protein: MPEVISSPPLTGTSRQRGKEMSTECPPIQKLPTEGKQAERLATLQEKFKEKYTKTPDFFARAPGRVNLIGEHVDYCGYAVFPMAIEQDILVAVSTNSAGTLRLSNVEDSFPSHSSDINKIEIQKERPAWFNYVLCAIKGIAEEGGMEGPLTGLDMMVSGNIPPSSGLSSSSALVCAAALAVSHAHDLLLSKETLAEICASCERHVGTQGGGMDQAISFLGTSGTARVIEFNPLRSTPVTLPPGATFVVANCLAPMNKAATSHYNCRVMECRLACQIMAKKAGLVWKEYRRLGDLQKVLGKSLPEMMTLVSDTFEPRPYSKEEICELLKTTPAALDKTTLSENTRHIQHFKLHDRAQHVFSEAHRVWEFKRICEEESETALADLGRLMQDSHRSTKLLYECSHPKLDALVELSQGMSLGARLTGAGWGGCMVALIKEEEVENYKAKLVEEFYNETPEAQGRDLSTILFSSQPGSGACIFK
- the Galk gene encoding N-acetylgalactosamine kinase isoform X2; translation: MSTECPPIQKLPTEGKQAERLATLQEKFKEKYTKTPDFFARAPGRVNLIGEHVDYCGYAVFPMAIEQDILVAVSTNSAGTLRLSNVEDSFPSHSSDINKIEIQKERPAWFNYVLCAIKGIAEEGGMEGPLTGLDMMVSGNIPPSSGLSSSSALVCAAALAVSHAHDLLLSKETLAEICASCERHVGTQGGGMDQAISFLGTSGTARVIEFNPLRSTPVTLPPGATFVVANCLAPMNKAATSHYNCRVMECRLACQIMAKKAGLVWKEYRRLGDLQKVLGKSLPEMMTLVSDTFEPRPYSKEEICELLKTTPAALDKTTLSENTRHIQHFKLHDRAQHVFSEAHRVWEFKRICEEESETALADLGRLMQDSHRSTKLLYECSHPKLDALVELSQGMSLGARLTGAGWGGCMVALIKEEEVENYKAKLVEEFYNETPEAQGRDLSTILFSSQPGSGACIFK